Proteins encoded in a region of the Pocillopora verrucosa isolate sample1 chromosome 11, ASM3666991v2, whole genome shotgun sequence genome:
- the LOC131779807 gene encoding uncharacterized protein, translated as MEHFHLSITQLAFNMGKLADGSKQRQRLRTKISAEKIKLEQVIAKYNRLSATDSVQLHEIENGKFPWKADTGTPIFTGVTIRTKRLVVDKQMEACRFHEEIELLQKEMIRFMKFYKNSLLPYLFKEQEQLQELLKVCMKDGNRGVGIELERSSEEISSRRYATASTKKRVIMAKLALIKEGMNFATKQIAAGISAFAPVLTEELHVFRNFLLTHEVEEEEDADDEESLNGDGDGDENDNIIELLGGNASDLAVGSATGNAILQALSTSSVPVLDPVFPEVLAPGVSCWKCPKEISQGFYKGRNGSNACSLISILLGYALSFQKVPPPECQSRIASAIVEVLCGCIEIGNRVYNFCRESLPSRYLSIQEAASVLEMWCTMDVGDNLPVCLKDHHVMSTVSGQLKEAISSRNAFTAFLILNDKTSLFYFTDSVVMYIDTHCHGPSGAVVLTAEEKELDSFCTNVWELESNDETTYGNLVFVDF; from the exons atGGATCAAAGCAACGTCAAAGGCTACGTACAAAAATATCGGCAGAGAAGATAAAGCTGGAGCAAGTAATTGCTAAGTACAATCGACTTTCAGCAACTGACTCTGTCCAACTGCACGAGATAGAGAATGGCAAATTTCCTTGGAAAGCTGACACAGGTACACCGATTTTCACAGGTGTAACTATCCGTACCAAACGGTTGGTTGTAGACAAACAGATGGAAGCATGCAGGTTTCACGAGGAAATAGAACTTCTCCAAAAGGAAATGATACGATTCATGAAGTTCTACAAGAACAGTCTTTTACCATACTTGTTCAAAGAACAGGAGCAACTGCAGGAATTGTTAAAAG TATGTATGAAAGATGGCAATAGAGGAGTGGGTATTGAACTGGAAAGATCTTCGGAGGAGATTTCG AGTCGTCGGTACGCCACCGCATCAACCAAGAAGCGGGTGATAATGGCAAAACTTGCCCTAATCAAGGAGGGTATGAATTTCGCTACGAAACAAATCGCCGCTGGGATAAGTGCGTTTGCTCCTGTGTTAACTGAAGAGCTACATGTCTTTCGTAACTTTCTCCTTACGCACGAGGTAGAAGAGGAGGAAGACGCTGACGACGAAGAAAGCTTGAACGGTGATGGAGATGGAGATGAAAATGACAACATCATTGAGTTGCTCGGTGGTAATGCCAGTGACTTGGCAGTTGGAAGCGCAACTGGAAATGCTATCCTTCAGGCACTTAGTACTTCAAGTGTACCGGTGTTGGATCCTGTATTCCCAGAGGTTCTAGCTCCGGGTGTGTCTTGCTGGAAATGTCCAAAAGAAATAAGTCAAGGTTTCTACAAAGGCAGAAACGGAAGTAATGCCTGTAGCCTAATTAGTATCCTTTTAGGATATGCTCTAAGTTTCCAAAAAGTTCCGCCCCCAGAGTGCCAATCACGTATTGCAAGTGCCATCGTAGAGGTATTGTGTGGTTGTATCGAAATTGGCAACCGAGTTTACAATTTCTGTCGGGAGAGTTTACCTTCAAGATACCTCTCAATCCAAGAGGCTGCTAGTGTGCTAGAGATGTGGTGCACGATGGATGTTGGTGACAATTTACCTGTGTGTTTAAAAGACCACCACGTGATGTCTACTGTCTCTGGTCAGTTAAAGGAGGCCATTTCGTCGCGCAATGCGTTCACAGCGTTTCTTATTCTTAATGACAAaacttctttgttttatttcaccGATAGTGTCGTAATGTATATTGACACTCACTGCCATGGCCCAAGTGGTGCCGTGGTACTCACAGCCGAGGAAAAGGAACTTGACTCGTTCTGTACCAATGTATGGGAACTAGAAAGCAACGACGAGACTACTTACGGAAACTTGgtatttgttgatttttga